A segment of the Vibrio sp. 16 genome:
GGCTGGCATTGCGTAAAGCACTGCGTGATTGGCTCGAACCCATTGCAATTCCAAGAAAGTTTCGCTTGGTAAAAGAGATACCATTAAACAGCCAAGGCAAACGACAGGTTGCCGAGATTGAAAAACAATTCCAATAAGCAAGTTTGACCGTTATATGGAAAAAAGAAAACCAACCATCATCCGCACGGATATCAAAGAGCACCAAGCGACTCTAGAGCTTAAGGTGGATGCTGATCTGTTAGATTTTCAGGGGCATTTCACTCATTTCCCCCTGCTCCCAGGCGTGACTCAGATTGATTGGGCGCTGCATTACGCCATTGAAACACTCAATGCGCCAAGGGTATTTAAAGGCATGGAAGTGATCAAATTCCAAGAGCCCATTCGTCCCAACATGTTAGTAACGCTCGAGTTAACATGGGATAGCGCGAAACAAAAACTTGCTTTTAAGTACGCTTCGACACGAGATGAACAAACCATTGTTCACTCTTCTGGCAAAATGAAATTGGGTGAAAAGAGTGAGTAGTTACCAACCCTGCTTCCTGATTCCTTGCTACAACCACGGCAGTACAATCGCAGCCGTGGTGTCGTCTCTGACCCCTTTTGACCTCCCTTTTATCATTGTAGATGACGGCAGCAATCACCAAACCAAACAAGCGCTAAACGAGCTCTCTGATTGCCAAGGTGTCACACTACTTAGCTTGGCAGAAAACCAAGGCAAAGGTGGCGCCGTCATGGCTGGTATCCGCCGAGCCCACGAGCTTGGCTACAGCCATGTCATCCAAATCGATGCAGACGGCCAACACGATGTGGACGCTCTGCCTAAACTGATTGAAGCCTCACAGGCCAACCCGACTCACCTTATTTCAGGTCAACCGGTTTACGATGACAGTGTGCCTAAATCTCGTTTATATGGTCGATACGCGACTCATATTTGGGTTTGGATTGAAACTCTCTCTTTTGCCATCAAGGACAGCATGTGTGGTTTCAGGGCTTACCCTGTCGACGCCACCATCAAGGTGCTCAACCAGTACCGCATTGGTACACGAATGGACTTTGACATCGAAATTCTGGTGCGGATGTACTGGGAAGGTGTCGAAATCGATTTTGTGGAAACCCGCGTTATCTACCCTGAGGGCGGCATTTCTCACTTCGATGCCTTATGGGACAACGTTAAAATCAGTTGGATGCATACACGCTTATTCTTTGGCATGTTGCCGCGCATTCCGAAGCTCATCGCAAGAAAGAAACGCAATAATTCAAACGCTCACTGGTCTAAACGTCAGGAGCAAGGCACCATCATTGGCATTAAGCTGATGTTGGCGGTCTATAGCCTGTTGGGTCGGGGCGCATTTAACCTCATTTTGAAGCTGGTCATGCGTTACTACCACTACACAGGCAAAGACGCAAAGCAAGCATCCGAGATCTATCTGCAGCAACTTAAAAGCTACGCCAAACAACAAGAGATTGAACTGCCATCAAACCTAGATAGCTACCAACACTTGCTCTCTTTTGGCCATACCATGTTAGATAAACTGGCGGCATGGAAAGGCGACTTTAACGTCGATAACCTAACCATTCACGGTCAAGACCAATTTCAAGACATGGTCGATAATAAGCAAGGTGTACTCATCTTGGGCTCTCACCTTGGCAACATCGAACTATGCCGTGCACTCGGCCGACGCCATAAGCATGTCAAAATCAATGCGCTGGTGTTTACAGAGCATGCCGAACGCTTCAATACGGTCATGAAAGCGGTCAACCCAAATTCAGAACTCAACTTAATTCAAGTCAGTTCGATGGGGCCAGATACGGCCATTTTGCTGCAGCAAAAAATCGAACAAGGTGAGTGGGTGGTCATCGTCGGTGACAGAACCTCCACCAGCAAAGAGAGCCGTTCGGTATGGGCCGATTTTCTTGGTAAGCCTGCCCCCTTCCCGCAAGGTCCTTTTATGCTGGCTTCTGTGCTTAAAGCGCCGGTGTACTTACTCTTTGGGCTAAGGGATGACACCAGCAAGACACCGCATTTTAACGTCTATTTCGAGCATTTCAGCGACAAGATCGTTCTGCCGCGCAAGGAGCGCCAACACGCTTTAGAACAGGTTGTTCAGAACTACGCAAACCGACTCGAACACTACACCCTGCAAGCACCTTTGCAGTGGTATAATTTTTTCAATTTCTGGACTCTAAGTAATCAGCAAGATGACAACGCAAACCAATAACGCCATTACTTTCGGCGCGCAATCATTAACGATCGAAGACGTTGTAGCCATCGCGCAAGGCTCGAACGCAAAACTCAACAACTCCGCTGAATTTACCGCGAAAATTGATCGTGGTGTCGCTTTTCTTGAGCGCTTGCTTAAAGAAGAAGGCGTTATCTATGGCGTGACTACGGGCTATGGCGACTCCTGCACCGTTGCGATTCCACCAGAGTTGGTTGATGAGTTGCCGTTACATTTAACCCGCTTCCATGGCTGTGGCTTGGGTGACATTCTGACCCATGAACAAGCAAGAGCCGTACTCGCGACTCGCCTTTGCTCTTTATCTCAGGGTGTCTCGGGAGTCACTCACGATTTGCTCAATCAAATCGTTACCTTGATCAATCAAGACATTGCGCCGCGTATCCCTCAAGAAGGTTCGGTAGGGGCAAGTGGCGACTTAACACCACTTTCCTACTTAGCAGCCGCACTTATCGGCGAACGCGACGTGCTGTACAAAGGTGAAGTACGCCCAACGGCTGAAGTGTATGCCGAGCTTGGCATCAACCCGATTCAGTTAAAGCCGAAAGAAGGCTTGGCACTGATGAATGGTACATCTGTGATGACAGCTCTTGCTTGTTTGGCATACAAACGCGCGGAATACCTTGCTCAATTGTGTACCAAGATCACTGCGATGGTTTCTGTGGGCATGCATGGCAACGACTTCCACTTTGATGAAGCGCTTTTTGCGGTGAAACCTCACCCAGGTCAGCAGCAAGTTGCAGCTTGGTTGCGCGATGACCTCAACGCAGAGCGCCCACCACGCAACAGCGATCGCCTGCAAGATCGCTACTCACTGCGCTGTGCACCACACGTTATTGGTGTCGTACAAGACTCACTGCCTTGGTTACGTTCAATGATTGAAAACGAGCTAAACAGTGCGAACGACAACCCAATCATCGATGGCGATAACGAACGTGTACTGCACGGGGGGCATTTCTACGGCGGCCATATCGCGATGGCGATGGACACACTGAAAACAGGTATCGCGAACTTGGCGGATCTTCTCGATCGTCAAATGGCGCAGCTGATGGACTACAAATTTAACAATGGCTTACCTTTTAACTTGACTGGCGCTGAAGGCGAGCGTAAACCTATCAATCACGGCTTTAAAGCAGTTCAGATTGGTATTTCCGCTTGGACAGCAGAAGCGCTAAAACACACCATGCCTGCAAGCGTGTTTTCTCGTTCAACTGAGTGTCATAACCAAGATAAAGTCAGCATGGGCACCATCGCAGCCCGTGATTGTTTGCGTGTTTTGGAGCTGACGGAGCAAGTCGCAGCGGCATCCCTACTGGCAAGCGTTCAGGCAATTGAAATCCGTCGTCGTCATAACGAGCTGGATGAACACCATATGAGCGACAACCTCAAGATGATTCGTGATGCTGTATTGAGTGAGTTTGAATTTGTCGCGGAGGATCGCCCTCTAGAGCACGATTTACGTCACTTTATCGGTCGTATTCAACAGCGTCATTGGCCACTTTACGCGGAGGCTTAATGAATCCAGAGATTCAATTTGCGTTGGAATCGGAGGTGACACTGATCACCTCCTTCCAAGATGCCGATCCTATGGGCGTCATTTATCACGGTAACTTCTTCCGCTTTTTTGAAGAAGCTCGCCGAGTGTTAATGGACAAGATTGATTACGGCTACCTCAAGATGAACGAATCAGGCTACATGTGGCCTATCATCGACACGCGCGTGAAGTATGTGAAAGCAATCCCTTTCAATCATCAAATACGTGTCCACGCAAAATTGACCGAGTGGGAAAACCGCCTTCGTGTCGATTACGTCATCTATGATGCCCAAACTAACCAAAGGATGTGCAAGGCTCACACCACCCAAGTTGCGGTTTCTATCAAAGAGCAAGAGATGTGCTTTGCTTCTCCTAAAGTGTTTATCGATAAGGTCAACCAGTGGCATCAACATGGGAAGCTCGCATGACATTGATTAAGAAGTGCTTATCCGCTGCGCTACTCATCTGCTCGCCGTTCGTTACCGCACAGGTGACAGACCTAGACTCACTGCAACAGCAGCTAGCGAAAAATGAAACGGTACGTGGCGATTTTGTTCAGTCACGTCACCTAGAGATGTTTGACCAACCGCTAAGCTCGCAAGGTCAGTTTACATTGAGCAAATCTCGTGGATTGCTTTGGCAACAAGCGAGCCCCTTTCCTGTCAGCTTAGTGTTGACCGAAGATAAGTTACGCCAAACCTTTGCTGGCCAAGCGCCCCAAACCATTACCGCAAAAGATAACCCGATGGCGTTCTACTTTAGCCACGTGTTCTTAGCCGTCTTTCAT
Coding sequences within it:
- a CDS encoding outer membrane lipoprotein carrier protein LolA; translation: MTLIKKCLSAALLICSPFVTAQVTDLDSLQQQLAKNETVRGDFVQSRHLEMFDQPLSSQGQFTLSKSRGLLWQQASPFPVSLVLTEDKLRQTFAGQAPQTITAKDNPMAFYFSHVFLAVFHGDTAALEEQFTIDFKVDTGSWTITLIPNQAPLNAVFKQITLTGRDDIEHLELQELRGDKTDIFFSNQTSEPQGLTDAEQAQFNF
- a CDS encoding glycosyltransferase family 2 protein, which encodes MSSYQPCFLIPCYNHGSTIAAVVSSLTPFDLPFIIVDDGSNHQTKQALNELSDCQGVTLLSLAENQGKGGAVMAGIRRAHELGYSHVIQIDADGQHDVDALPKLIEASQANPTHLISGQPVYDDSVPKSRLYGRYATHIWVWIETLSFAIKDSMCGFRAYPVDATIKVLNQYRIGTRMDFDIEILVRMYWEGVEIDFVETRVIYPEGGISHFDALWDNVKISWMHTRLFFGMLPRIPKLIARKKRNNSNAHWSKRQEQGTIIGIKLMLAVYSLLGRGAFNLILKLVMRYYHYTGKDAKQASEIYLQQLKSYAKQQEIELPSNLDSYQHLLSFGHTMLDKLAAWKGDFNVDNLTIHGQDQFQDMVDNKQGVLILGSHLGNIELCRALGRRHKHVKINALVFTEHAERFNTVMKAVNPNSELNLIQVSSMGPDTAILLQQKIEQGEWVVIVGDRTSTSKESRSVWADFLGKPAPFPQGPFMLASVLKAPVYLLFGLRDDTSKTPHFNVYFEHFSDKIVLPRKERQHALEQVVQNYANRLEHYTLQAPLQWYNFFNFWTLSNQQDDNANQ
- a CDS encoding 3-hydroxyacyl-ACP dehydratase, whose translation is MEKRKPTIIRTDIKEHQATLELKVDADLLDFQGHFTHFPLLPGVTQIDWALHYAIETLNAPRVFKGMEVIKFQEPIRPNMLVTLELTWDSAKQKLAFKYASTRDEQTIVHSSGKMKLGEKSE
- a CDS encoding acyl-CoA thioesterase gives rise to the protein MNPEIQFALESEVTLITSFQDADPMGVIYHGNFFRFFEEARRVLMDKIDYGYLKMNESGYMWPIIDTRVKYVKAIPFNHQIRVHAKLTEWENRLRVDYVIYDAQTNQRMCKAHTTQVAVSIKEQEMCFASPKVFIDKVNQWHQHGKLA
- a CDS encoding HAL/PAL/TAL family ammonia-lyase; the encoded protein is MTTQTNNAITFGAQSLTIEDVVAIAQGSNAKLNNSAEFTAKIDRGVAFLERLLKEEGVIYGVTTGYGDSCTVAIPPELVDELPLHLTRFHGCGLGDILTHEQARAVLATRLCSLSQGVSGVTHDLLNQIVTLINQDIAPRIPQEGSVGASGDLTPLSYLAAALIGERDVLYKGEVRPTAEVYAELGINPIQLKPKEGLALMNGTSVMTALACLAYKRAEYLAQLCTKITAMVSVGMHGNDFHFDEALFAVKPHPGQQQVAAWLRDDLNAERPPRNSDRLQDRYSLRCAPHVIGVVQDSLPWLRSMIENELNSANDNPIIDGDNERVLHGGHFYGGHIAMAMDTLKTGIANLADLLDRQMAQLMDYKFNNGLPFNLTGAEGERKPINHGFKAVQIGISAWTAEALKHTMPASVFSRSTECHNQDKVSMGTIAARDCLRVLELTEQVAAASLLASVQAIEIRRRHNELDEHHMSDNLKMIRDAVLSEFEFVAEDRPLEHDLRHFIGRIQQRHWPLYAEA